AGAGGATCGCCCCCTGTCGCGCCCCACCGGCCCGTGCCGTGCGGACGTAGTCCTCGGAGAGGTTCTCGAGCGTCGAGGCCCGCATGTACCGGCTGAAGACGGCCACCATGGACGCGGCGCCCGTCACGACCGGCAGTACGAGCCCCACCGGATCCGCGAACACGTCGGCCAGCGTGTCCCCTTGGGGCGCCTGGGAGGGAAACCAGTGCAGGGTCTGTGTGAAGACGAGCACCAGGATCAGCCCCAGGAAGTACACGGGCGTCGAGTACGCGACGAAGCTCAAGGTCGTGATCACGTAGTCGGCCGGCTTGTTGCGCCGCACCGCCTGCCACATGCCGAGCGGAATCGCGAGAAGCAGCCCGGCCAGCGCGGACAGCACGGTCAACACCAGTGTCTTCGGCAGCCGTTGCTCGATCAGCTTGGAGACCGCCTCGTTGAGCGTGTACGACGTGCCGAGGTCACCGTGCAGCAGGGTGCCGAGATAGTGGACGTACTGGACGGGCAACGACCGGTCCAGCTCCTGTTCGTGGTTGAACGACGCGATCTGCTGGGCCGTCGCCTGCGGCCCGAGGATCCCGCGTGCGGGACCCCCGGGCAGCGCGTGCAGCAGGCAGAAGACAACGACCGTGACGATGAGGATCACCACGAGGGACTGGAGCACCCGCCGGGCCAGGTAGAGAAGAGTCTCCATGACTCAGCTGGTCCACTTCCACTGCGCCGGGTGGAAGTTGGCGAGCGAGTCCTGCGAGAAGCCGCCCAGGCCCTTCTTCATCACCGAGATCTGGTAGTCGGGCTCCGGCAGCCAGATCACCGGCAGATCCTTGGCGAGGGCCGCGCTGTACTCCTGGACAGCCTGGTTCGAACTCGACGTCGTGGACGCGGAGATGAGCTGGTCCACCGCCGTGTTGGAGTAGTTGCCGAAGTTCGAGCCGCCCTTGGTCTGGAAGAGCGAGTCACCGGTCGGGAAGGCGTTGAAGTACCAGCTGCCCATCGTGCCGAAGAAGGACAGCTGCCACTTGCAGATCGACTGGCTCGCCGTGCACTGCGGGGTCTGCGACAGCACCGAGTTGACGGGCGCGGTCTTGATGGAGAACTTGATGCCGGTCTTCGCGAGCGAGGACTGGATCGCGCTCATCATGTTGTCGGTCACCGTCGAACCCGACTGCGACAGCACCTGCATCTGGAACTTCGTTCCCTTGGCCACCCCTTCACCGCACTGCGACGCGCTCGTTCCCGCGCTGGAGCAGGTCATGACCCCGCCCTGCTCGGTCCAACCGTGGCCGGTCAGCAGGGACTTGGCGGCCGAGGTCGAGAACGGGTACGGGTTGGCCTTCTGTGTCGGTGACACGAAGTCGGACGTCTGGGCCTGTGGGATCGGCCCGTAGCCGGGCACCGCCGTGCCGTTGAAGACGACTTTCGCCAACGTGGTCTGGTCGATGGAGCGCTGAACGGCCTGACGGGCGTACAGCTGCTTGAACACCGCGCCCATCGACGGGTTGTTGAAGTTGTACGGCATGTACGTGATCGCCCAGCCGGACCACGGCTTCACCTCGTAGCCCTGGGCGGTGAAGCTGTCCTTCTGGTCGAGGTCGGTCGCCTCGATGTAGCCGTAGTCCACGGTCCCCGACCGCAGCGCGTTCTTCTCGGCGTCCGCCGTGGTGAAGGGGAGCAGGTTCACCGTGGGGATGCCGGGCTTCTCGCCGCCGTCGTACTTCTTGTTGGCGGTGAGCACGACCTTGCCGGCCGTCGAGAAGGACTTGATGTCGTAGGGGCCGCTGGTCGTCTTCCACAGGGCGTTGGAGGCGTAACCGCCTATGTTCTTCGCCGCGTTGTTCAGGTACGTCCAGTCCTGCTTGGCGTCCCCGGGCTTGTCCCAGACGTGCTGGGGGAGCGGGTTGATGGCGCTCAGCTCGTTGGCCAGCATCCACTGCGGGTTGTAGGCCTTGTCGAAGGTGATCGTGAAGTGGCGGGCGTCCACGGTCTTGAAGGACGTCCAGTTGTCCGGCGCCTTGCCCGGGTTGTAGCCCGCCCACTCGGACCTGTTGGCCTTGATGAGGTCGAACCAGAACTTCACGTCGGCGGAGGTGATCGGCTCGCCGTCGCTCCAGTGCCGGTCGCCCAGCGTGATGGTGACGCTCTTGTTGTCGGCCGCGAAGTCGGCGGCCGTGGCCACCGAGCCCTTCTTGTTCCAGCCGATGGTGCCGGTGGAGCCGTCGTAGGCGATGAGCGGTTCCCACAGCGTGTTCGCGATGGAGATGTTGTTGGTGTTGAGGTGCGCGGCCGTACCGATCGGCAGGATCCAGTTCGGCGTGAAATTGGCCGGCAGCGCGTAGTTGATCGAGTCGTGGGACCCGGAGGACGACGTACCGCTGGACCCGGAACAGCCCGCGAGCAGCAGTGTGCCCGCGCTGAGGGCGGCTCCGGTGAGGAGTCTCGTGCGAGCAGGGGACATGGCTCTCCTCGAAGGCAAGAGGACTGAAGGGCGAAGTGAGCCCAGTGAACGACTCGTGGGGACGAAGAAACAGGCGTGCTGCCGTAAAAAGCCTGTTACTGCTGTTCTGAAAAAACTCCGCAGGGTGCCCGTGAGGCTTACTCTCGACGCCCTGGCCGTCGAGATTGGAAATTACTTCGCCCATGGTCGAAAAAAGCCATCCGCCCCGGCGTCACGCAGCGGGCTTCTCCTCACTGGCCGAGCGCGTCCTCGAACTCCTCGCCTCCGGACAGGCGGCGACCCGCACGGAACTGGCCGGGCTGCTCGGCTCCGCGCCCTCGACGATCTCGTTCACGGTGGGCCAGCTGCTCGACCACGGGCTGGTCGCCGAGGAGGGCACGGTGGCCTCCGCCGGCGGACGGCCGCGCAAGGTGCTGCGGCTCGGCGGCAGCGACGGCTTCGCGGTGGCCGCCGAACTCGGGGGCCGGCACGCGCACGTGGGCGTGGTGCTGCCCGGCGGCGGGCTCACCGACGTCTCCACCGTGCCGTTCCCGACGGCGGACGGCCCGGAGGCGGCGCTGCCGGGCCTGGCCGAGACGCTGGAGGCGCTCGCCGACAAGCACGGGCGTCCGCTGCTGAGGGGCGTCGGCCTCTCCCTGCCGGGCCCGGTCGACGTCGAGCAGGGCGTCGTCACGCTCCCGTCCCGGATGCCCGGCTGGAACCGCTTCCCCGTGCGCGCCTGGCTGGAGGACCGCTTCGGCGTCCCCGCGGCCATCGAGAACGACGCCAACTGCATGGCTGTCGGCGAGCACACCGTCCAGCCCGTCGGCCGCCGTCAGTCGATCATGGTCAAGACGGGCACCGCGATCGGCGCCGGCGTCATCGCCGACGGCCGCCTCTACCGGGGCGCCACCGGCGCGGCCGGTGAGATCACGCACGTCCGGGTCGAGGCCGCCCAGGACATCCCCTGCTCCTGCGGGAACACCGGCTGCCTGGAGACGGTCGCCTCGGGCGCGGCCCTGGTCCGCATCCTGCGCGAGCGGGGCCTGCCGGTCACCTCCACCGAGGACGTCGTCCGCCTCGCCTCCGACGCCGATCCCGAGGCGACCCGTGCGGTCCGCCAGGCCGGCCGCTACCTCGGCCAGGTGCTCGCCGCCAACGTCAACTTCTTCAACCCCGACGCCGTGTATCTCGGCGGCATCCTGTCCACCCTGGAGCCGTTCGTCGCCGCCGTCCGCAGCCAGCTCTACGAGGGCTGCCATCCGTTGGTGACCGAGCACCTGGTGATCGAGCGGGCCAGCCTCGGCGCTGACGCGGGCCTGGTCGGCGCGGGGCAGTTCGCGCTCCAACGCGCCCTGGCGCAGGCCCTGCAGAGGGTCATCGGCCACCAGAAACCCTGACGCACGCAGCCCATCACGCAGCCCATCACGCAGCCCATCGCACAGCCCGGAGAGGCCATGCCGCAGCCCCGCAGCTCCGTCCCCCGACCCGTGATCGCGATCGCCGGACTCGGCATCGAGTCGTCGACCTTCTCGCCCGCCCGCACCGAGGCCCCCGCCTTCCACCCGCGGCGCGGCCAGGACGTCCTCGCACGCTACCCCTTCCTGGACCCGGGCACCGAGCTGCGCACCGCAGCCGAGTGGCGTGGCGCCCTGGTCGGCAAGGCACTTCCCGGCGGCACGGTGACGGCGTCGGCGTACGCCGACCTGACCGCCGAACTCCTCGACCGGCTGCGGGAGTTGGGGCCGATCGACGGCCTCTGGTACGACATCCACGGCGCGATGACCGTCGAGGGCGTGGACGACGCCGAGGCCGAACTCCTCGCTCGTGTACGTCAGGTGATCGGCCCGGACGTCATCGTCTCCACCTCCATGGACCTGCACGGCAACGTCTCGCGCGAACTCGTCCACGGCAGCGACCTGATCACCTGCTACCGCATGGCCCCGCACGAGGACGCCATGGACACCAAGGAACGCGCCGCCCGTAACCTCGTCGACCTCCTGACGAGCGGCGCGCCCCGGCCGGTCAAGGCCTGGGTGCCGGTGCCGGTCCTGTTGGCCGGCGAGCAGACCTCGACCCGGATCGAGCCCGCGAGGAGCGTGTACGCGGCCGTCGACGAGGTGGAGGCGGCCGACGGTGTGACGGACGCGGCGATCTGGGTCGGCTACGCCTGGGCCGACGAGGCGCGCAACCGGGCGGCCGTCGTGGTCACCGGGCCGGACGAGGCGACCGTCGCGGCGGGCGCCGAACGCCTGGCCCGCGGCTTCTGGGAGGCACGCCACGACTTCGCGTTCGTCGCCCCCACCGGCACCCTGGACGAGTGTCTCGACGCGGCCCTCGCCTCCGCCGCCCGCCCCTACTTCGTCAGCGACACGGGCGACAACCCCACGGCGGGCGGCGCGGGAGACGTGACGTGGGGCCTCCACCACCTGCTGTCCCGCCCGGAGTTCAAGGACGACACCGGCCCGGTCGCGATCTACGCCTCGCTGCCCGGCCCCGCCGCCGTCGACGCGGCCGAGCGGGCCGGTGTCGGGGCGACGGTCACCGTCACCGCGGGCGCGGAGGTCGACGACCGCCACGCAGGACCCCTCACCCTCACCGGTGTGGTGCACGCGATCCGGCACGGCGACCGGGACGCAGGGACGGAGGTCGTGCTGAAGGTCGGCAGCGTGCACGTGGTCCTGACCCGGCTGCGCAAGCCGTTCCACCACGAACACGACTTCACCGACCTTGACCTGAGCCCCCGTCAGGCCGATCTGGTCGTCGTCAAGATCGGCTACCTGGAGCCCGAGCTCTTCGCGATGGCCGCCGACTGGAAGATGGCCCTCACCCCGGGCGGCGTCGACCAGGACCTGACCCGCCTGGGCCACCACCGCATCCGCCGCCCGATGTTCCCGTTCGACCCGGAGATGCACGAGCCCGACCTCACGGCGCGGATCATCGCCCCGTCCGACGAACCCCTCACGGGCCCTGACGAGTGAGCCGGCCGTTCCCGTCCGACCCCGACTCGGTGGCGATCAACCGGTCAATCTGCGCGATCAACACGTCCCGGCACGAACCGCGTTCACGCGCGTCGCACAGCAGCACCTTCACATGGTCCGGCAGGGCCAGGGAGTCGCGGATCTCCCCGGCCGGGTAGGGCCGGCCGCCGTGGAAGCCGTTGGCACCGACGACGAAGGGGATGCCCCGGCGTTCGAAGAAGTCGATGGCGGCGAAGCCGGACTCCGGACGGCGGACGTCGATCAGGACGACCGCGCCGAGCGCACCGATGGCCAGGCCGTTCCACATGAACCAGAAGCGCTGCTGGCCCGGGGTGCCGAACAGGTACAGGACCAGTTCCTGGCTGATGGTGATGCGGCCGAAGTCCATCGCCACCGTGGTGGCCGCCTTCTCCTCGATACCGTCGAGATCGTCGACGTGCATGCCCGCGGAGGTCAGCGGTTCCTCGGTGCGCAGCGGGACGATCCAGCTGACTGCGCCGACCATGGTGGTCCTGCCGACGCCGAATCCCCCGGCGATCAGGATCTTGACCGTGTCGGGTGCCGTCCTGGTGGTGGCGTCAGAGTCGGCCAAGGCCGTCCCTCAACTTTCTGCAGCAGGTCCATGTCCGGGGTACGGGGTACGGGATACGGCGGGCGGGCGGCGATCCAGCCCCCCTCCAGCAGGTCGCAGAGGTGCCGGTCGGTCCGCGGTCGAGATGGATCCGGTCTTCGGGGACGCCGAGGCCGATCAGGATCTCTCGATGGGCGGTGAGGTCAAGCTCGCCCGGCTCACATGCCGCTGACACGCGCTCCTGGCCGTACGGTTCACGTGGGAGGACATGGAAGCGCGCCTCGACCGGCTCATCCTCACGGCCGCCGCCGCGCTGGATGACCTCACCGGCGATTCCTGGGACACGGTGGATGAGCGGCTGCGTTTCCTCGTGGCGAGGGTCGCGGCCTGGGCCGGACATGAACCTCAGCCGACCCGCTCTACCCTCTGTGTGGAAGGGCCCGCACGGCAAGCCGTGCGGGCCCTTCCACACCCTCCCGGCTTTGCGGACGCACACGCTCTAGGGGGAGTGCGTCCCGCCTCCCAGGTGGGAGACGAGTGGGAGATGATCATGGCGTGGTGATGCAGTCAGGCGCTGGGAAATGCCGGATGGTGCTACATGTGCGGCCCGGGATCAGGACCCGGACTCGCCTGCGTGGGGGCTCAGCGCACCCATGCTGACCAGCACGATCACCACCACGCCGAGGGCGATGCGGTAGTAGACGAACGGCATGAACGACTTGGTCGAGATGAACTTCATGAACCAGGCGATCACGGCGTATCCGACTGCGAAGGCGATCACCGTCGCGAAGGCCGTCGGGCCCCAGGAGACATGGCCGCCCTCCGACGCGTCCTTGAGTTCGAAGACACCCGAGGCGAGCACGGCCGGCATGGCCAGCAGGAAGGAGTAACGGGCCGCCGCCTCACGGGTGTAGCCCATGAACAGACCGCCGCTGATGGTCGCGCCGGACCGGGAGACGCCGGGGACCAGCGCCATCGCCTGGCAGACGCCGTAGATCAGACCGTCCCGTACGTTCAGGTCCTTGAGGCCCTTGCGCTCCTTGGCCGCCCGGTGCTTCCCGCCGGTCTCGTCGCGCGCCGCGAGGCGGTCGGCGACGCCGATGACGATGCCCATCACGATCAGCATCGTCGCGGTGATCCGAAGGTCGCGGAAGGGACCCTCGATCTGGTCCTTGAGGGTGACCCCGAGCAGACCGATCGGGATCGAGCCGACGATCACCAGCCAGCCCATCTGCGCGTCGTGGTCGCTGCGCATCGCCTTGCTGGTGAGCGAGCGGAACCATGCCGAAAGGATCCGCCCCACGTCCTTGCGGAAGTAGATCAGCACCGCCGCTTCCGTGCCCAGCTGGGTGATCGCGGTGAAGGCGGCACCCGGGTCCTTCCAGCCGGAGAACGCGGCCGTCAGGCGCAGATGCGCGCTGGAGGAAACGGGGAGGAACTCGGTCAGCCCCTGGACGAGTCCGAGGATGAGGGATTCAAACCAAGACATGAAGTTACGTGGTCCAAGCGCTGATCGTGGAAGGGCCGACGGATACACCGGGCCGCCGTGCGCGGAGCGAAGGGTGGCGGAGATCAGGTGTGTTGGGGGCAGCCTAGCGGCCCTCGGGGACAGGCCGAGCACAGGGGCCGGGGTCAAGGGGTGGCAAAGCCGGGGTTCCCCTGTCGGCCGCCCCGCGCCATCCACCCGGTGGACACCCTTGTCGTGGTGTTGACCGGCCGCTTGGGCGGAACATACGTTGCCAGCGAAGAGAAAGCGCTTGCTGCCCCGGAGGTCCGGAGTCATCACGCGTTGGCCCACGTCAGACACCGCGTCCGATGGAGTCCTGATCACGCACATGACCACACCCGCAACCAGTCCCGACACCGCCCGCGCCGTCCCGGGGCAGCCCCCCGCCGGCGCCGGTCCTGCCGGCCTCAGCTCACTCGCCCCCCTCCCGCCGCTCACCGGCCGCCGTATCCGGGCCGCCGTCATCGGGGCGGGCGCCATCGGGCGCGGGTCGCATCTGCCGGCGCTCGCCGAGTTGGCCGACGAGGGCGAGACGGAGGTCGTCGCCGCCGTCGACATCAACGCCGACGCGGTGAAGGCGTTCTGCGCGGAGAGCGGGATTCCGCACGCGTACACCGATCTGGAGCAGATGCTCCGGGAACAGCGCCCCGACCTGGTCACCATCTGTACGCCGCCCACCCTGCACCGGGAGCAGACCGTGGCCGCGCTGCGCGCCGGGGCCTGGGTGTGGTGCGAGAAGCCGCCGGTGCCGACGCTCGCCGACTTCGACGCCATCGAGACGGAGGAGGGGCTCGAGGGCGGCCCGTACGCCTCGATCGTCTTCCAGCACCGCTTCGGCTCCGCCGCCACCCACGTACGGCGGCTGCTCGCCGAGGGGGCACTGGGACGGCCCCTCGTCGTGCACTGCCAGACCACCTGGTACCGCGACACCGCCTACTACGCCGTGCCCTGGCGCGGGCGCTGGGAGACGGAGGGCGGCGGGCCCGCGATGGGACACGGCATCCACCAGATGGATCTGCTGCTGGATCTGCTCGGGCCGTGGAGCGAGGTGCGGGGGATGGCCGGCCGGCTCGTGCACGACGTCGAGACCGAGGACGTCTCCACCGCGCTCGTCCGGTTCGCGAACGGCGCGCTGGCGACCGTCGTCAACAGTGTGCTCAGCCCCGACGAGGTCAGCCGTATCCGCATCGACTGCGAGCGCGCCACTGTCGAACTCACCCATCTGTACGGGCACTCCAACGCCAACTGGACCATCACCCCGGCGCCGGGCGTGCCGGAGGCGGAGCTGGCCGCCTGGCGCGACTTCGGGCCGGACGTGCCGAGTTCGCACCTCGCGCAGCTGCGCGAGCTGGTGGTGAGCATGCGCGCCGGGGAACGGCCGCGCAGCAGCGGGGCGGACGGACGTACCAGCCTGGAGCTGATCACCGCGCTGTACAAGTCGGCCTTCACGGACACGACCGTCAGGGCCGGCGACATCGGCCCCGGCGACCCCTACTACACCGCGCTGCACGGCGGGGCGCCCGGATGGGCTCCCGTGACCGGCGATGATGGCGATGTGTCCGGCTCCGCAACAGGATCGGACACCGGATCCGACACTGGGTCCGCCGCCGGATCCGGCACTGGTTCCGCTACCGAGGAGGCGTCCGCGTGACCACGTCCGAGGGCCTGCGCATCGTCCACGCGCACGGCGACCGCATCACCGTGACCGAACCCGTCACCGGTGTCGAGCTGTTCAGCTACGTGTACGGGGCGGAGGCGGCCTGGGAGGCGCCGAAGCCGTATCTGCACCCGATCCGGACGCTCGCCGGAAACGTTGTCACCGACTACCGGCCCAACGACCACCGCTGGCACAAGGGACTTCAGCTGACGGCCTCGCACCTGTCGGGGGCGAACCTGTGGGGCGGCAACTCCTATGTGCACGGCGAGGGATATCTCGCCCTCCCCGAGCGTGTCGGCTCGATGGCCCATGTCGGCTTCGACGAGGTCGCCGCGGACGCGGGCCGGGCCGTCATCGCGGAGCGGCTCACCTGGCACCCGTACAGCGGGGAGCTGTGGGCGGAGGAGTCGCGGCGGGTCGAGGTGCACGACGTCGATCCGGCGGCGGGTTCCTGGGCGCTGACCTGGACGAGCGCGATCACCAACCGGCGCGACGAGCCGCTGCTCTTCGGCAGCCCCACCACCGCCGGGCGCGAGGCGGCGGGCTACACCGGCCTGTTCTGGCGCGGCCCGCGCGCCTTCCGGGACGGGCGCATTCTCGGCCCCGACTCCGAGGGGCCCGAGCTGATGGGCGAGCAGGCACCGTGGCTGGCGTACTCCGGCGAGTTCGACGGCGCCGACGGACACGCCACGCTGGTCTTCGCCCACGCCCCCGAGAACGACCACCTGGGGCGTGCGGGCGCCCACCCGGCCCACTGGTTCGTGCGCAACGAGCCGTTCGCCGCCGTCGCCCCCTCCTGGGCCTTCTACGACGACCTGGAACTGGCGCCCGGCGACACGCTCACCCGCCGTTACCGGGTCGTCGTCGCCGACGGTGAGTGGGAGCGCGCGGGCGTCGCCAAGTACCTGCAGGAGCACCCGTGGTGAGCCCGGGGCCGACGCGATGACCTTCGCCGGTCTGCCGGGCGGCGTCGCCGTCTCGCGTCTCTCCGTCTACGACTGGCCCGCCGCCGACGGTGTCTGCGGCGGAACTCCCCATATGCATCTGACCTGTTCGGAGGCGTACGTCGTCACGGGCGGGCGGGGCGCGGTGCAGACGCTCACGACCTCCGGGTACGAGGTGACGCCGCTCTCGCCCGGCACGGTCGCCTGGTTCACGCCGGGCACCGTCCACCGGCTGGTCAACGAGGACGAGCTGCGCATCACCGTCCTCATGCAGAACAGCGGGCTGCCGGAGGCCGGGGACGCCGTGCTCACGCTGCCGCCGCGGTACCTGACCGACCCGGAGACGTACGCCGCGGCGACCGTGATCCCGCCCGACGCGCCCGTCGCCGAGCAGGAGCGGGTCGCCAGGGCCCGGCGCGACCTCGCCCTGGAGGGGTACCGGGCGCTGCGGGACGCGGAGGGGCCGGAGGCGCTGGCCGCCTTTCACGAGGCGGCGGCTGCTCTCGTACGGCCCCGGCTCGCCGACTGGCGCGAGCGCTGGCGGCGCGGCGCCGAAGCGGCGTCCAGGGCGACGGGCGACCAGCTCGACCGGCTGGAACGGGGCGACGCGTCCCACCTCGCGGAGGCCGTCGTACGGGCCGAACAGCCTTCCGCACGCGGGAAGTTCGGGATGTGCGGGCGGCTGGACGTGTACCAGGGCACCTCTTAGCGCGCGCCTGTACGGCTTCCGGGTCCGGAACCGCCGGAATCAGTGACCGCGCAGGTGGTGACGCTTGCGCCAGGCCACCACGGCGCCCAGTACGGCCGGTACGGCGATGAAGGCCATCGCGATCAGGAAGGCGGGGGAGGTCGGCGACGAGGCCCGGGCCCCGGCGACGACGTACGCGGCGGTGTTCGGGACGGACCCGAGGGCCGTCGCGAGGAGGAACGGCAGCCAGCCCATGCGGGAGACGGCGGCGCAGTAGTTGGCGGCCCAGAAGGGCACCCCGGGGAACAGCCTGGCCGCCATCATCGAGCGGAAGCCGTGCCGGCTGAGCTGGCCGTCCGCGGCCTGGAGCCAGCGGGCGCGCAGCAGCGGGCGCAGCGCGTCCTGGCCCAGCACGCGGCCCAGTACGAAGGCGGCCCCGGCGCCCAGGACGGTGCCGGCGAGCGCGGCGGCGAGGCCCAGCTGGGAACCGAACAGCGCGCCCGCCGCGAGGTTCAGCAGCGGGCGGGGCACGAACGCCACGGTGCACAGCCCGTACGCGGCTCCGAAGACCACCGCCGCGACGGTCCCGCCGATCTGGGGCGGCCAGCCGTCGGCGAGCAGCCGTTGCGGTTCGAAGAGCAGGACGCACGACGCCGCCGCGCCGAGCAGCAGCACCAGGAGCGACAGCCGCGCCCACGGCGAGAGCAGTGCTCTCGTGCAGCGCGCGGCGGTGCCGCGCGGCGGGGCGACGACGATGACGGCCGGGGAGAGCGGGGAGAGCTCCGTGGCGATGGCCGGGGGAGTGGCCGTGGCGGTGCCCCCAGAGCGGGTGGTGGCATCGAGCATTCGGCGACACTAACCGACACGTATGTGTGATCGCCGTATGGTTGGTCCCAACGGTGGAACAACCGGGGGATCTCCCGGCGCGCCAGGTGACACGTGCCCCCACACCCTGCGGAAACACCACGCCGTGACATGCGCCACTGTGGAGCCGATTCCCCGACTCGCCGAGCCGTCGCTCCCGGAAAACCATTCGACGTGCGCTGACGCGTCGGCGATGATCGGCCTCATGTTCCGGTACGCCTTCCTCCTCGCAGCATCCGCGGTCGCGGATGCCCCGAAGGCTGCCGTCCCGATCATCGTGGCTGCCGTCGACGGCGCCCGAAGCTGACCCTTCCCGGATCGTCCGGCGGACCCCGCAGGGGGAGGGTCGGCGCACTTCCTCGGGGTCCCCGTCCCGGCCGCGTTCTCCGCGCCGGGGCCTTCACTCAGTACCGCTGAAGAGGCTTCGAGGTACCGCCATGTCCAAGACGGCATACGTCCGCACGAAACCGCATCTCAACATCGGCACGATGGGCCACGTCGACCACGGCAAGACCACCCTGACCGCCGCCATCACCAAGGTGCTCGCCGAGCGCGGCTCCGGCACGTTCGTTCCGTTCGACCGGATCGACCGCGCCCCGGAGGAGGCCGCGCGGGGCATCACCATCAACATCGCGCACGTGGAGTACGAGACCGACACCCGGCACTACGCGCACGTGGACATGCCGGGCCACGCCGACTACGTCAAGAACATGGTCACCGGGGCCGCGCAGCTCGACGGGGCGATCCTCGTCGTCTCCGCGCTCGACGGGATCATGCCGCAGACCGCCGAGCACGTCCTGCTGGCCCGGCAGGTGGGCGTCGACCACATCGTCGTCGCCCTGAACAAGGCCGACGCGGGTGACGACGAGCTGACGGACCTCGTGGAGCTGGAGGTCCGCGAACTGCTCACCGCCCACGGCTACGGCGGCGACGCGGTACCCGTCGTACGGGTGTCCGGCCTCAAGGCCCTTGAGGGGGAACCCCGTTGGACGGCGGCGATCGACGCGCTGCTCGACGCGGTGGACACCTATGTGCCCATGCCCGAGCGGTACGTGGACGCGCCGTTCCTGTTGCCGGTGGAGAACGTGCTCACCATCACCGGCCGCGGGACGGTGGTCACGGGTGCCGTCGAGCGCGGCACGGTCCGCGTGGGTGACCGGGTCGAGGTGCTGGGCGCGGACGTCGACACGGTCGTCACCGGCGTGGAGACCTTCGGCAAACCCATGGAGGAGGCGCAGGCCGGGGACAGTGTGGCGCTGCTGCTGCGCGGGGTGCCCCGGGACGCGGTC
The DNA window shown above is from Streptomyces sp. NBC_01451 and carries:
- a CDS encoding ABC transporter permease; this encodes METLLYLARRVLQSLVVILIVTVVVFCLLHALPGGPARGILGPQATAQQIASFNHEQELDRSLPVQYVHYLGTLLHGDLGTSYTLNEAVSKLIEQRLPKTLVLTVLSALAGLLLAIPLGMWQAVRRNKPADYVITTLSFVAYSTPVYFLGLILVLVFTQTLHWFPSQAPQGDTLADVFADPVGLVLPVVTGAASMVAVFSRYMRASTLENLSEDYVRTARAGGARQGAILFRHVFRNSLTPVIAMLGYYVPVLFGGALVVEQLFNYPGMGLLFWSAAQSSDYPVLLGCVLVISVATVVGTLLADVVQRIVDPRVKAGPA
- a CDS encoding peptide ABC transporter substrate-binding protein: MSPARTRLLTGAALSAGTLLLAGCSGSSGTSSSGSHDSINYALPANFTPNWILPIGTAAHLNTNNISIANTLWEPLIAYDGSTGTIGWNKKGSVATAADFAADNKSVTITLGDRHWSDGEPITSADVKFWFDLIKANRSEWAGYNPGKAPDNWTSFKTVDARHFTITFDKAYNPQWMLANELSAINPLPQHVWDKPGDAKQDWTYLNNAAKNIGGYASNALWKTTSGPYDIKSFSTAGKVVLTANKKYDGGEKPGIPTVNLLPFTTADAEKNALRSGTVDYGYIEATDLDQKDSFTAQGYEVKPWSGWAITYMPYNFNNPSMGAVFKQLYARQAVQRSIDQTTLAKVVFNGTAVPGYGPIPQAQTSDFVSPTQKANPYPFSTSAAKSLLTGHGWTEQGGVMTCSSAGTSASQCGEGVAKGTKFQMQVLSQSGSTVTDNMMSAIQSSLAKTGIKFSIKTAPVNSVLSQTPQCTASQSICKWQLSFFGTMGSWYFNAFPTGDSLFQTKGGSNFGNYSNTAVDQLISASTTSSSNQAVQEYSAALAKDLPVIWLPEPDYQISVMKKGLGGFSQDSLANFHPAQWKWTS
- a CDS encoding ROK family transcriptional regulator: MVEKSHPPRRHAAGFSSLAERVLELLASGQAATRTELAGLLGSAPSTISFTVGQLLDHGLVAEEGTVASAGGRPRKVLRLGGSDGFAVAAELGGRHAHVGVVLPGGGLTDVSTVPFPTADGPEAALPGLAETLEALADKHGRPLLRGVGLSLPGPVDVEQGVVTLPSRMPGWNRFPVRAWLEDRFGVPAAIENDANCMAVGEHTVQPVGRRQSIMVKTGTAIGAGVIADGRLYRGATGAAGEITHVRVEAAQDIPCSCGNTGCLETVASGAALVRILRERGLPVTSTEDVVRLASDADPEATRAVRQAGRYLGQVLAANVNFFNPDAVYLGGILSTLEPFVAAVRSQLYEGCHPLVTEHLVIERASLGADAGLVGAGQFALQRALAQALQRVIGHQKP
- a CDS encoding M81 family metallopeptidase; translated protein: MPQPRSSVPRPVIAIAGLGIESSTFSPARTEAPAFHPRRGQDVLARYPFLDPGTELRTAAEWRGALVGKALPGGTVTASAYADLTAELLDRLRELGPIDGLWYDIHGAMTVEGVDDAEAELLARVRQVIGPDVIVSTSMDLHGNVSRELVHGSDLITCYRMAPHEDAMDTKERAARNLVDLLTSGAPRPVKAWVPVPVLLAGEQTSTRIEPARSVYAAVDEVEAADGVTDAAIWVGYAWADEARNRAAVVVTGPDEATVAAGAERLARGFWEARHDFAFVAPTGTLDECLDAALASAARPYFVSDTGDNPTAGGAGDVTWGLHHLLSRPEFKDDTGPVAIYASLPGPAAVDAAERAGVGATVTVTAGAEVDDRHAGPLTLTGVVHAIRHGDRDAGTEVVLKVGSVHVVLTRLRKPFHHEHDFTDLDLSPRQADLVVVKIGYLEPELFAMAADWKMALTPGGVDQDLTRLGHHRIRRPMFPFDPEMHEPDLTARIIAPSDEPLTGPDE
- a CDS encoding GTP-binding protein; translated protein: MADSDATTRTAPDTVKILIAGGFGVGRTTMVGAVSWIVPLRTEEPLTSAGMHVDDLDGIEEKAATTVAMDFGRITISQELVLYLFGTPGQQRFWFMWNGLAIGALGAVVLIDVRRPESGFAAIDFFERRGIPFVVGANGFHGGRPYPAGEIRDSLALPDHVKVLLCDARERGSCRDVLIAQIDRLIATESGSDGNGRLTRQGP
- a CDS encoding undecaprenyl-diphosphate phosphatase encodes the protein MSWFESLILGLVQGLTEFLPVSSSAHLRLTAAFSGWKDPGAAFTAITQLGTEAAVLIYFRKDVGRILSAWFRSLTSKAMRSDHDAQMGWLVIVGSIPIGLLGVTLKDQIEGPFRDLRITATMLIVMGIVIGVADRLAARDETGGKHRAAKERKGLKDLNVRDGLIYGVCQAMALVPGVSRSGATISGGLFMGYTREAAARYSFLLAMPAVLASGVFELKDASEGGHVSWGPTAFATVIAFAVGYAVIAWFMKFISTKSFMPFVYYRIALGVVVIVLVSMGALSPHAGESGS
- a CDS encoding Gfo/Idh/MocA family protein, with translation MTTPATSPDTARAVPGQPPAGAGPAGLSSLAPLPPLTGRRIRAAVIGAGAIGRGSHLPALAELADEGETEVVAAVDINADAVKAFCAESGIPHAYTDLEQMLREQRPDLVTICTPPTLHREQTVAALRAGAWVWCEKPPVPTLADFDAIETEEGLEGGPYASIVFQHRFGSAATHVRRLLAEGALGRPLVVHCQTTWYRDTAYYAVPWRGRWETEGGGPAMGHGIHQMDLLLDLLGPWSEVRGMAGRLVHDVETEDVSTALVRFANGALATVVNSVLSPDEVSRIRIDCERATVELTHLYGHSNANWTITPAPGVPEAELAAWRDFGPDVPSSHLAQLRELVVSMRAGERPRSSGADGRTSLELITALYKSAFTDTTVRAGDIGPGDPYYTALHGGAPGWAPVTGDDGDVSGSATGSDTGSDTGSAAGSGTGSATEEASA